TTTTCATTTGCAAAGCTTGCCTCACATGTTTCATTTAGAAACTCTTGAAGTTCTTGATTTGTCTGGATGCTCGGAGCTCAAGAGTATACAAGGATTCCCACGAAACTTAAAAGAGTTGTATCTTGTTGGCACTGCTGTCACAAAACTACCACCCCTTCCCTGGAGTATAGAAGTCTTGAATGCACATGGTTGTATGTCTCTTGTATCAGTTCCTTTTGGTTTCGAGAGACTTCCTAGGTATTACACATTCAGTAATTGCTTTGCTCTTTCTGCACAAGAGGTCAGAGAATTTGTAGCTAACGCTCTGGCTAATATAGAACGCATCGCGAGAGAGTATCAGCCGGAACTCAAGAAATCTCTGGCTTTCAGCTTCACTGTGCCTTCGGCTGTAAGTAAAAATTTCACTTGTGATCTGCAACCAGGGTCTTCTGTGATGATACAACTGGGTTCTTCTTGGAGAAGCACACTCGGTTTTGCTGTCTTAGTCGAACTTTCATTTTTGGAGGATTACCAGGAGGCCACTGGTTTTGGAATCACTTGTGTTTGCAGATGGAAAGACAAGGAATTCGTCTCTCATAGGCTTGAAAAAAACTCTCACTGTTGGAGTCCAGAGGAAGGTGTTCCGAAAGATCACATGTTTGTCTTCTGTGATTTAAACATGCATCGGAGCACCTGCGAAGGAAATGATCCCGGTATATTGGCTGATCTTGTCGTATTTGAATTCTTTACTGTGAACAAACAGAAGAAGCCTCTGGATGAGAGTTGCACAGTGAAGAAATGTGGAGTCCATGTGATTACTGCCGTAAATGGAGATGCAAGTTGTAACATGACTCAAGAGAGTTTTGGTAACGAGGTTGAAGAAGAGTTGAGGGTGGTCTTTGATGTCTTGGACAAGAATGATAGAACTTTGTTTCTTTACATTGCACGTCTGTTCAACGACGAGAAAGCTGATTTCTTAACACCGCTTATCCCTAGCACTGGCTTGGAGATTAGTTCTAGGCTCAAGTTCTTAGCCAGTAACTCTCTCATACATATATCTCCATTTGGTATCACAATGCGGCATAGCTTACGTCAGAAAATAAGTAGGGAGATCGTCCATAGACAACCCACGTTGGGGAAGGACTTAATAAAGGACTCCACGTCACCTGCTTGGAAATACGACGTCTTTATAAGTTTCAGCGGGGAAGATGACAGTAATAACAAACTCAGCAACCTTCTTGCAAAGTTCAAAGGTAAACTAATGAGTACACCCCATAGATGCAAGTCGGTCACACCAGAGCTTGTGCAAGCAATAAGAGCATCGAAAGGTTCGATTGTCTTGCTCTCAAAGAGCTACGCCTCTTCGAGTAGGTGCTTGGATGAGCTGGTAGAGATTATGAATTGCAATAAAGAGCTGGCTCAAAAAGTAGTGGCCATATTCTACAACGTGGCTCCTTCCGATGTTAGGCTTCAGAGTGGAGACTTTGGGAGGGCCTTTCAAACTACGTGCATAGGCAAATCAGAGGATGAGAAACGGAAATGGGCGCAGGCTTTGGCCGACTTAGCGAATATGGACGGAGTGAATTCACGCAAATGGTATGTTTTAGTCCCATTTTTTTATGATTGGATGTCTCAGGTTAGTTGTTTTCTTTAGTCTTTGTGCAATGGTCTTTCTCCTTGTTAGGGCTAATGAAGCAAACATGTTCGAAAAAACTGACTCTGACGTTCTGGAGAAGATAGATCATAAAAGATCAAATGAGTCTGGCGATATGGTTGGAGTTGAAGAACATGTTACAGACGACGGTTTTGGGTCGGGTTGGGAATCTGAGGAAGTGGATAAAACAGTTGGGACAGCGGGTTTCATGACAAAAGGTAAAAAAGAGTGAAAACAACTGTTTAGTAAACTCTCTTGGCAAGTCCAAAGAAGTACAATTCATTCTCTGTATGGTATTGATTCGCAGGGGAAGAGATAAACGCAAGTATGGTTGCTATGCCAGTGGAGCCGTCACATCTGTTTAAACAAGAAGGGAGAGTGATAAGATCCGGAGCGTGGAGTCCTAGCTTCCTCGATCGTATCCCCTTTGCCGAGCTTTATACTGGAGAAGTCCCAACTGCCGTTTTACAAGGGCTGGGCAATATCCGCTCAGTGCTCCAATCTAGAAGATCTATATAACTGTAAGTTTACTGGTCGAGCAAAACATAAGCAAAGTGTCCCTTTGGTTTCGTGTTTCTTTTAGCATTCATTTGTAACGTAGATACACAGATATATGAACTGTATGTTGCGTATATACATAGAAGTAAATCAACTGTATCTATCAGATAATCATAAAACTTTTTGATGTTAAAACATACTAAGAATCAAAATTGTAAGACTTAACTTTGATTTCAGTTGCGTTTATGTTTTCCAAATCTTGCCATACTATGATGTACATTACGCAACCATGTGTTGACTATCTTCGCTTTCCTCATTGTATACGCTTGCTGCTCTTGAACTTGTTTTAGCATTCCTCTTGAGCTACACGTTTTCCTTTTAACTCTGCTTTAGACAGGCCATGGCCTTGTACTAGTATGTATGGCAGATGATGTTCGAGTTTGACACTAGCATGTTCCAGTTAAGCCCATTGGTTAAGGGTCATATTGGGGTGGCGGATATTACAGGTTACAGGTGCGTTAAACCAAGTTCAATCTCGTATGACTGCGAACTCCGCCTATCGTGACTCAGGGATCACATGAAGATGCTTCGCACTGTTTATTCAGAACTTTCAGTTAAAGAACTATAAACGAGATAGAAATCAAAACTGAATAACGAAATTTAAACTGATAATATGGAGGTTTAATTCTCAGGACAAAGGTCTCAAGAAAGATTATAGAAAAACTAAAGGATTCAACACAAGGTCTCAGCAAAAATCCAACAAAAGTAAACAACTTCATCATCATGAAGATTTCTCTCCTTATTCTTGCTTGGAGGCAAGAGCAGCAGCTTGACCTCTGAGACGACCAGTTCTCCTTGCAGCAATAAGACCAACCTTTTGTCCGGGTGGTGCATCACGACGAACGGTACTAGCGTGACCAATATGTTGATGGTTACCTCCTCCGTGAGGATGCTCAACAGGGTTCATAGCCACACCACGAACCTTAGGCCAGCAGTTCCTCTTCACACGGTACTTGTGGTACGCGTTACCCGCCTTGAGCATCGGCTTCTCAGTTCTCCCACCACCAGCGACTTGACCAATCATGGCCCTGCATCCACTTGGGACAATCTTCTTCGAACCAGATGGCAACTTAACCCTGTCAAAATACAACATGTAATTGTCAGAAACAAGAAGCTATGGTCTACAAGAATGGTAgatataactattatttataACATTGGTTATAACAactagaaaaatagaaaaaaactagaaaactaGAATCTTGAAATGAGGAACTCAAGCAGTCCaaaatttaatcaatcaaaTCATTTATGGAGATTTGTAGCAATCATTTCTAATATGGCATGAAACATAACAGTTAAATTAGACTCGGTTAATACTAAACCGGACtatacatttaaatttatagtcAAATCTATTAGAAGATAAGCATAGATCATAATAACAATTCAATACAAccaaaaagaaatttatataatcatTTCAAGTCATCCCAAATGATTCACGAGATTAGCAGAAACCATTTCTAATGCGGTATGAAACATAACCAGTTTAATTAGAATCGGTTCAGTATAAACCGGTCTATTCATTTTAATTCATCATCAAATGAATCTAAAATAAGATAACAATTTAACCAAAAAGACATAACATTTAAACAATCCAAAACCGAACCTGGTCGTGTCGTTGTCGGGATTGTGAGAGATAACAATAGCGTAATCACCAGAAGCCCTAGCGAGCACACCACGATCACCAACATGGTGCTCGACGTTGCAGACAACAGCTCCCTCGGGGATAGATCTGAGAGGCAGAACATTTCCGACAACGAGAGTGGCCTTCTTACCGCAGTACAAGAACTGTCCGGTGTACATACCTTCGGCGGCGACGAAGAGCTCCTTCTGCTTCTTGTAACGGAAAGGATGACGGAAGGAGACGCGAGCTAACGGAGCACCGCGACCTGGATCGTGGATGATCTCGGTGACGACACCCTTGAGGTAACCATTTCTCTCGCCGAAGTCGAGGCTCCTGAACTTGGCGGGGCCCTTGCGGTGGTGAGTGTGGGACTTGAAGACGGAGCCTGCTCCCTTACGTTGAGCTCTGATGACACGACCcatggatgatgatgatctttcttcttcttgagttTACGGCGAGAGAAATGAAGTGAGGTTACAGGTATTTTATATCACAGTCTCTCAAAACCCTAGTGAGGTTAATGTGGATCTGTTCTAAATGGGCCTAAGCCTGGTTAAAAGCCCATAAAGCATAAGAACTGTTAAAATCGAAGATTTTGAATCCACGAGTTTTCTATCAACCGCATGTATTGTATAACTGGGCCTCTAATAAGCCTAGTTGAAGCCCATGATAAATACCGGGAAAAATCGAAGAATTTGAATCCTTGGATCAATCAAATCCATCAAGTTTCAAGGAGTTTTTCTATGCACCCGCACCCATTGGATAACTTGTCTCCTCGTAttccattttatttattaaattagttaggattaaaaagattaaaataaagaagaaacttttgaaattgagaaGTTGTCTGTTTGTGGAGCGTCAAAGTTGAAAAAAAGCGACAGCATAAATCAATCATCCACCCGCTCCTTCTTCTCTGGCACAACTACGCTCCTCCCACtttcttcttctgtctcttTTTAGCTTGACGAATGTTCTTTGATCTTCCTCAGCTCTGACTGAAACGTTTTCGTGTGGAATCAACTGTTGTCTCGGTAAGCTTTGTTTTTCCCATTTTTAGCTAAAGCCTGAATATAAATGTAGTGTGTTCGGATTCCTCAAGCTAAGTCATGTATTCTGGTCGTGTTTTGGtttttaactgttttttttttgttgtattctaATAAGTGAGATAGTGTAGTTGATGATGATCGAGATTACTTGAACCATAGggtaaaattttgaattttgctTCTCTctcattattaatttttatttgaaattataaaaaggtGGATGAATATGGTCTATATTCGGAAATAAATCATTTATTGTTGTCATTcattgtagaaaaaaaaaacaagaaaacaaaactgtCACTGCTGAGATATTATAGACCTTTGTAGGCATAAATATTGCGGGATATGTTCTTTGTTGGTTGTGATAATTATTATTTGAAAGCAACAACATTTACGGAAATcgttttaagattttttatttccttttttggATGTTAgttcaaattttcaaaacttttcTCATGTCGGAACAAAtaagttatttattaaacttatatttcttcttgcttttttttttcaaacgaATATGCAGAGTGTGATCTTGAGAAGGAACAGAAAGAAAATGGACGGTCGAAGTTGGCCATGGAAGAAAAAGTCCACGACCGAGAAACCGGTGGTTGGAAACGAGTCAACTAATGTCTCTTCTTTGTCCTACTTAGCCTCTCTAGAGAACCAGGTTAGCCTTTTATATTTATAGACCAGACCAGAGCTCTcttctttattttataaatctttattgaAGTGTTTTTGTGTTGTGTCAGGAGAAGTGTAAGAACACAAACTATGTTCAGATAACTATGGATTCATACACGCATTTGAGTAAAATGGAGGATCAGGTCAAACTGTTTGAGAGTCAAGTTAAGGATCTTAGTGAAAAACTCATTACTGCACAATCAGAGTTAAACACTAAAGAATGTTTGATTCTTCAGCATGCCAAAGTCGCTGAAGAAGCTGTTTCAGGTAAAGATATTCAGTTTCATTGATTACTCGTAAGGGCGTGAGAGCATTAAAACCACTATGTTAAGTCCTGAAATGTTATTATCTTAGGTAGGCATGCGGGTTTGGGTAGTTCGGTTCTAACATAAATCTTACCGAATTAACCCAAAATAAAGTTCAGTTTGGTattcggttagttcggtttttGAAAATTCTACCGAAGTTTTTGATTTCAGTTATATTAAGCATTCTTGTAACTTCTATTAAAATTTGGACTGCTTTTGAAATGATTAAGTCTATACTTCTTTAGGATGGGAGAAGGCTGATGCAGAGACTTTAGCACTCAAACGTCAACTTGAATCTGTAACACTCTTAAAGCTCACTGCTGAAGATCGAGCTTCACATTTAGATGATGCTCTAAAAGAGTGCACAAGACAGATAAGGACTGTGAAAGACGAGAGTGAACAGAAGCTGCAAGCTGTGGTTCTTGCTAAAACCATCCACTGGGACAAGATCAAAGCCCAACTCGAAGGAAAGATCGAAGAACTAAACCAAGGACTACACCGAGCAGCTTCTGACAATGCGTCACTCACAAGAACACTGCAAGAGCGGTCAGAGATGATAGTAAGGATCAGGGAGGAAAAGTCTAAAGCCGAAGCTGAGGTTGAGaagttaaaaactaatattCACTTAGCCGAGAAGGAGATCAGCTCGTTGAAGTACGATGTCCACGTGGC
The Brassica napus cultivar Da-Ae chromosome A1, Da-Ae, whole genome shotgun sequence DNA segment above includes these coding regions:
- the LOC106349225 gene encoding disease resistance protein RRS1B isoform X2; this translates as MPGIGKTTLAKAVFDDISGGYEASCFIKHFDEAFNEKGLHRLLEEHFGKILKELPRVCSSITRPSLRGEILSKKRTLVVLDDVKNPLAAESFLGGFHWFGPGSLIIITSRDKQVYRHRQINHVYEVRSLSEDEALQLLSQCAFGNDIRDQKRMELSMEVIDYARGNPFALSFYGRELKGKKPSEMEATFLKLKLRTPHKIHDLFNSSYKTLDDSEKNIFLDIACFFVGEDVDYVMQLLDGCGFFPHVGIDVLVEKCLVTISENRVIMHRIIQDFGREIINGESVQIERRRRLWEPWTIKFLLEDDKLEANGYPRETCKRPLGTEDIEGIFLDTSSLLFDVKPTAFDNMLNLRFLKIYCSSHENQYGLGLPRGLESLPYELRLLHWENYPSESLPQEFDPCHLVELNMSYSHLQKLWEGTKNLDMLKTCKLCYSQQLTEVDDLSKAQNIELIDLQGCTKLQRFPTTGQLRHLRVVNLSGCTAITSVPEVSPNIVELHLQGTGTRELPISLVSPSQEDNLNLEKLTSLAQVISSNQHLDKLVLLNMKDCFHLQSLPHMFHLETLEVLDLSGCSELKSIQGFPRNLKELYLVGTAVTKLPPLPWSIEVLNAHGCMSLVSVPFGFERLPRYYTFSNCFALSAQEVREFVANALANIERIAREYQPELKKSLAFSFTVPSAVSKNFTCDLQPGSSVMIQLGSSWRSTLGFAVLVELSFLEDYQEATGFGITCVCRWKDKEFVSHRLEKNSHCWSPEEGVPKDHMFVFCDLNMHRSTCEGNDPGILADLVVFEFFTVNKQKKPLDESCTVKKCGVHVITAVNGDASCNMTQESFGNEVEEELRVVFDVLDKNDRTLFLYIARLFNDEKADFLTPLIPSTGLEISSRLKFLASNSLIHISPFGITMRHSLRQKISREIVHRQPTLGKDLIKDSTSPAWKYDVFISFSGEDDSNNKLSNLLAKFKGKLMSTPHRCKSVTPELVQAIRASKGSIVLLSKSYASSSRCLDELVEIMNCNKELAQKVVAIFYNVAPSDVRLQSGDFGRAFQTTCIGKSEDEKRKWAQALADLANMDGVNSRKWANEANMFEKTDSDVLEKIDHKRSNESGDMVGVEEHVTDDGFGSGWESEEVDKTVGTAGFMTKGEEINASMVAMPVEPSHLFKQEGRVIRSGAWSPSFLDRIPFAELYTGEVPTAVLQGLGNIRSVLQSRRSI
- the LOC106349324 gene encoding 60S ribosomal protein L8-3-like; translation: MGRVIRAQRKGAGSVFKSHTHHRKGPAKFRSLDFGERNGYLKGVVTEIIHDPGRGAPLARVSFRHPFRYKKQKELFVAAEGMYTGQFLYCGKKATLVVGNVLPLRSIPEGAVVCNVEHHVGDRGVLARASGDYAIVISHNPDNDTTRVKLPSGSKKIVPSGCRAMIGQVAGGGRTEKPMLKAGNAYHKYRVKRNCWPKVRGVAMNPVEHPHGGGNHQHIGHASTVRRDAPPGQKVGLIAARRTGRLRGQAAALASKQE